In Taeniopygia guttata chromosome 7, bTaeGut7.mat, whole genome shotgun sequence, a single window of DNA contains:
- the GPR155 gene encoding lysosomal cholesterol signaling protein, with product MDSYSDFSAKNLSSSDNMSLSVPGQAGLNTTGSPPSMSISRLFPALLECFGIILCGYIAGRANIITSTQGKGLGNFVSRFALPALLFKNMVVLNFSNVNWSFLYSVLIAKAAVFFLVCVLTLLVASPENRFSKAGLFPIFATQSNDFALGYPIVEALYQATYPEYLQYIYLVAPISLMMLNPLGFIFCEIQKWRNNRTVSQSKIKIVGLALLRVLQNPIVFMVFIGIASNFILGQKIPEYLENFLDGLASSFSGSALFYLGLTMVGQTKKLTKGMVVSLILLITAKLLMMPFLCREMVELLDKSDSTVNHTSLSNYAFLYGVFPAAPGVAIFASQFNMEVGIITSGMVISTFVSAPIMYVSAWLLTIPSMDPNPLAAALQNVSFDISIVSLISLTWSLTVVVLSKKYKQIPHMITTNLLVAQFIACIGMVAWNFTVKEKDITIQILVFIFLYSSLYSTYLWTGFLSFSLFLLKKRETVKIPIGFIIIAGWGIPTVLVGILLIVGECNNTSIDSAFFYGKHQVITTAVILLISILMSGISLMCMNRSRQGSSYGVLNPYSPRSSVGEVEVEGSGQNHISATMTQSSPESSAQSSLGSSAQTSPESSAQSSPISSAQTSAEKGCCSCQTTNGELSCAKDSKAVSTAVESKVPPIETVDQCMSHCSAQTCVLAQEEQILQTGDKQLARHVLLCLLLIVGLFANLSSCLWWLFNQEPGRLYVELQFFCAVFNFGQGFICFGIFGLDKHLIILPFKRRLEIFWGGREAAGHTDATVPEEIRMTCQQFVRYHRDHCVKSIVKGRRCGAKISTGIFFGCDLVNWLMQVGLASDRGEAVVYGDRLLKGGVVQHITNEFEFRDEYLYYRFIPKGH from the exons ATGGATAGCTATTCAGACTTTTCTGCAAAGAACCTCTCATCTTCAGACAATATGTCTCTTTCTGTGCCTGGACAAGCTGGACTCAACACCACCGGCAGTCCCCCTTCTATGTCAATAAGCAGgcttttcccagccctgctggaatGCTTTGGAATAATTCTTTGTGGCTACATAGCTGGAAGAGCCAACATTATCACATCAACTCAGGGCAAAGGACTGGGAAATTTTGTGTCCCGTTTTGCACTCCCGGCTTTACTGTTCAAAAACATGGTGGTACTTAATTTTTCTAATGTGAATTGGTCCTTCCTGTACAGTGTTTTAATTGCCAAAGCTGCTGTGTTTTTTTTAGTCTGTGTTTTAACATTGTTAGTAGCCAGTCCTGAGAACCGATTTAGCAAAGCAGGTTTGTTCCCTATTTTTGCTACACAAAGCAATGACTTTGCGCTGGGATATCCAATAG TTGAAGCTTTATATCAAGCCACTTACCCAGAGTATCTCCAGTACATTTACCTAGTGGCTCCAATATCTCTTATGATGCTAAACCCCTTGGGGTTTATCTTCTGTGAAATCCAGAAGTGGAGGAATAATCGCACTGTGTCACAGAGCAAAATCAAAATAGTGGGCCTAGCACTCCTTCGAGTTTTGCAGAACCCAATTGTATTCATGGTCTTCATAGGAATTGCCTCAAACTTTATTCTTGGCCAGAAAATTCCTGAATACCTTGAAAATTTCCTTGATGGACTGGCCAGTTCATTTTCTGGCTCTGCACTTTTTTACCTTGGACTGACTATGGTGGGACAGACAAAAAAACTGACAAAGGGTATGGTTGTTTCACTGATCCTTCTCATCACAGCAAAACT gCTCATGATGCCATTTCTCTGTAGAGAGATGGTGGAACTCTTGGACAAGAGTGACAGCACGGTCAATCACACCAGTTTATCAAACTATGCATTTCTTTATGGAGTttttccagcagcacctggtGTCGCAATATTTGCAAGTCAATTTAACATGGAAGTAGGAATT ATTACCTCAGGCATGGTGATAAGCACGTTTGTGTCTGCCCCCATCATGTATGTTTCTGCATGGCTGCTGACCATCCCATCCATGGACCCCAACCCACTGGCAGCTGCACTGCAAAACGTCAGCTTTGACATCAGCATTGTCAGCCTCATCTCTCTG ACCTGGTCTCTTACTGTTGTTGTTCTGAGTAAGAAATACAAACAGATTCCTCATATGATTACAACAAATCTGCTTGTTGCTCAG tttatTGCTTGCATTGGAATGGTGGCATGGAATTTCACTGTTAAAGAGAAAGACATCACCATCCAGATCCTCGTATTTATATTCCTCTACAGCTCACTTTATAGCACCTACCTATGGACAG gttttctatctttttctttgtttctattGAAGAAGAGGGAAACAGTAAAGATTCCCATTGGGTTTATCATCATAGCTGGATGGGG AATCCCAACAGTTCTGGTAGGAATCTTACTAATTGTTGGTGAATGTAACAACACTAGTATTGACTCTGCCTTTTTCTATGGAAAGCATCAG GTAATTACCACAGCAGTGATACTGTTGATCAGTATATTGATGTCAGGTATCTCATTGATGTGCATGAACAGAAGTAGGCAAGGATCCAGCTATGGGGTGTTGAACCCATACTCACCACGAAGCTCAGTGGGGGAGGTTGAAGTGGAAGGGAGTGGGCAGAATCACATTTCAGCCACTATGACTCAGTCTTCTCCAGAATCTTCTGCACAGTCTTCTCTAGGATCTTCTGCACAGACCTCTCCAGAATCTTCTGCACAATCTTCTCCAATATCTTCTGCACAGACATCTGCAGAAAAAG GTTGCTGTTCTTGTCAAACAACAAATGGTGAATTATCCTGTGCTAAAGACAGCAAAGCAGTGTCAACTGCTGTTGAAAGCAAGGTTCCTCCAATTGAGACAG tggATCAGTGTATGAgtcactgcagtgctcagaCATGTGTGTTGGCTCAGGAAGAACAGATTCTACAGACTGGAGACAAACAGCTGGCCAGACATGTGCTGCTGTGCTTGCTTCTTATTGTTGGCCTAtttgct aaTCTCTCTAGTTGCTTGTGGTGGCTGTTCAACCAAGAGCCTGGAAGGCTGTATGTGGAATTGCAGTTCTTCTGTGCTGTGTTTAATTTTGGTCAG ggCTTCATTTGCTTTGGTATTTTTGGCTTAGATAAGCATTTAATCATTCTGCCATTCAAGCGAAG ACTTGAGATTTTCTGGGGtggaagagaagcagcaggGCATACAGATGCCACTGTACCTGAGGAAATCAGGATGACCTGTCAACAGTTTGTTCGTTATCATAGAGATCACTGTGTCAAAAGTATTGTCAAAGGCAGAAG GTGTGGTGCAAAGATCTCCACTGGCATCTTCTTTGGCTGTGACCTGGTGAACTGGCTCATGCAAGTCGGGCTCGCCTCTGACCGCGGAGAAGCTGTGGTGTACGGGGACAGGCTGCTGAAGGGAGGCGTCGTGCAGCACATCACCAACGAGTTTGAGTTCCGCGACGAGTACCTGTATTACCGCTTCATTCCCAAGGGCCACTGA